The following DNA comes from Flavisolibacter ginsenosidimutans.
CGGCGTACTTTAATGAAGCGGGCAAGTTGGCGTTCATGTCTGCCTCAATCATTTTCATTTGCGGAATAAAAATGCCCCAGCGGATTAAATCAAATTTTCTGATTCCTTCAAAACAAAGCTCTCTAGCCCTCTCGTCGCGAATGGCCGTCCGGAAAGCGGCTTGGCTAAGACCGTTAAGGTCAACCGTTGCCGTTGCAATAGAAGCCGTGCCCGTAGCCTTGGCGCCGGCATAGGTAAATCCTATACCCGTTAGATTTGGATCGGAGGTTCCGCTTGTTTGCGTAGGGGCCGTGGTGGTGGAGCTGCCGGTGGTAGCAACGGTGTAAAGGTTGTTGCCGTTGAAAACCTGTGTGCCTGCCGGATAGGATGTATTGGGTTGCCACGGCGTTCCTACGGTTACCGTGGGTATGCTTGTATAACCAAGACCGGGATTTGAGATGGCGATTGCTGTAACTTTTCCCGTCGTTGTCGAAACCGAAGCCGTTGCGCTTGCGCCAGTGCCGCCACCGCCCGAAAGCGTTACAGGAATCGTGGCAACTGTTTTCAAATAACCCGTGTTTCCGGTTGCCGAAAGTGTTATGTCCTTTACGACAGAAACCGAAACAGCAGGTGTGGTAACAGACAAGCCAAAGCCGCGTCTTCTCACCATGTTCAGCGCATCAAATGAACGTGCCGTAGGGCCGTTGATTTCGTTGTCGGCTTCGGCAAACATCAACAACACATCCGAGTAACGAATGATCGGATAATTTGTCGGACTGAATTCTGTGTTTCTTGGCAACACGGTTTCGTATTCTCTGCGCCATTTGCCTTCGTTTCTGCTATATGCATCTGTGGGCACTACCAACACTTTTGTGGTACCCGAATTACCCAAAAAATTATAGGGAGAAATAGCCCAGTCTCGTCTCAGATCCCCGGCAGAATATAATTTGTACAAATAGCCGGTTGCACCTTGGTATCCATACGAATAACCAATGTCCTTATCGGTGTTTCTAACGCCCATGTAGATGCTCCATCTTCCGCCCGCCTGTAGCGCACCAATATTGTTTCCGTAGAAATCAATTTCCCACAACACTTCTTTGTAAGCGTTGTCAAACTGGTCAGCATTTTCGTTAATGAAAATCTGTTTGTAATCAGGATTCAGCGAATGAACGTGTGATTGAATTACGCTGTCGGCCCAGGCACGTGCGTCAGTGTATTTTGCAACGTCCAGCAAAGGTTCGCCGGCCATTTTAAGGCAAACCCTGGCAAGCATTGCTTCTACGGCTGTTTTCGAAACGTGTACCGGCGTACCGTTGGTTGTGTAATCGTTCACTAGGTCCTTTGCTGTCTTCATGTCATTGTACACTTGGTTGTAAATATCTTTTGCGGGTGTTGCCGGGTTGTTCACCTGCCTGCCATCAACGGTCGGTGTTAGTAGCAAAGGCACATCACCCCACTGCGTTACCAACAGGTAATACATGTAGGCTCTTAAAAACAGCGCTTCGCCTTTAATGGCATTGCGGCGCTGTTCATCCATTGCCGGCTTGTTGATGTTGGCCAAAAGATAATTTGCGCGGTCAATGCCTTTGTACAAATCGTTCCACGTGTTGCTTGTCCGGGGTTCAGCCGGTGTAATGTTGTAGTACAAGGGATGCGGGGAGGTGGTGCTTAGCTTGTAATAACTCTCATCTGTTGTTCCTACCAGATAAAAATTTTGTTGCAGGCCATAGGTCGCTACCGTAGTCAATGAACTGTACACTCCGGCCAGCGCTTCGTTAAGCTGTTGTTCTGTATTGTAGTATTGTTCGGGCACAATAAAATCCGTTGGCTTCGTGTCCAAAAATTTTTTGCAGGACGTTATTATACCGGATAGTATTAGTAGGAATAGAGCAATCTTTTTCATGACAAGGTTTTAAAATGAAGCGTTCAAACCAAAGGTTACCGTTCTTGCATAGGGATAAACAGAGAAATCAAATGCGGGCCGAAGTGCGTCGTTGCCAAACTTGTTCACTTCCGGATCAAAGCCCTGGTACTTTGTAAACGTGAGCAGGTTTTGCGCGGACACGTAAACGCGAAGGTTACTGACGCTTATTTTGGAAATAAGTTTCGGCGAGAAATTATATCCTAACGACACAGTTTTTAATTTCAGGTAAGAGCCGTCTTCTATCACCCGTGTTGAATACGCATAATCCACCGGGCCTGAGCCACCGGTGCGGAAATACGTGTTGTTCTGATTGTCCGGCGTCCAGCGGTTAATGTAGGTAGCGTACATGTTCTGGTTGGTTTGGCCGCCGCCCTCAAATTTTATGCGGTTGATATTGATGACGTCATTGCCAACAGAGAAGTTGAAGAAGATGTTTAAGTCAAAATTTTTGTAGCTGAAATTATTCGAAAAACCTCCTGTGAAATCGGGATTGGGATCGCCAATAATTGTTCTGTCGTACGCATCCACCACGCCATCGGGAACGCCTTGCGGACCACTGATGTCTTTGAATTTAATGTCACCGGGTTTTATACTGGTCCTTGTGCCGTATGAGGGTACGTCCGTTTTCAACACATAGGTTCCGGAAGTGTTTTGGTCAAAGTCGGCGTACTGATAATTTCCGTCCCACAAATAACCCCAAAACCGCGCAATGGGATGACCGATTTCGGCAATGTACAACGGCACGTTTGTCGTGTAAGTATCCCAACTTGCTGTGGTCAATCGCTGTGTTTCGTTATCGGAAAGCGCCAGGACTTTGTTTCTGTTAAAACCGATATTAAAATTCGTATTCCAGTTAAATTGTCCTTTGACATTAACCGTGTTCAAGGTCAATTCAAGACCTTGGTTTTGAACTTTTCCGATGTTTTTTAACGCCGTACTAAAACCGATAGAGCCCGGCACGGCCGCATCCAAAAGAAGGTTGGAAGTTATTTTTCTATAAGCATCCACCTCCAGCGAAATTCGTTGATTGAACAAGCCAATATCCAACCCAACGTCGGTTTGATTCGTTGTTTCCCATTTGAGGTTTGGATTGCCCAATGCGGTTAAAATGGACGCATTCATCGGCTGGTTGTTGTAACTGTACCCAAGGCTTGAGGGAAGGTTAATGCGGGACAAATAAGCAAAGTCTGACACGCGGTTGTTGCCGGTAGAACCGTAGCTTACCCGCAGCTTTGCGTTGGAAAGAAACCGCAAGCCTTTCATAAATTTCTCATCGCTGATTCTCCACGCCACCGCGCCGGAAGGGAAATAACTCCATCTGTTTTCAGGAGCAAATTTGGAGGAGCCATCGGCTCTGAATGATGCTGTAAAAAGATATTTTGAACGAAAAGAATAATTCACTCTTCCAAGGAATGAGGCCAATGAAAAGGCGGAAGAAGTTGAGGTAATGGAAACGGGTTGTCCTTCGTCCATACCCGATATGCCTAAATCTTCGTTCGGGATGTGATTGGCCGCCGCGCCAAACGAAGACACTTTTGTTCCGGACGTTGTAAAGCCAACCAATGCGTCCAGCTGGTTTAAGGCTCCCATCTTTTTTGAAAAGGTTAGCGTATTCTCGTTCACCCAGCTTGTTAGTTGGCTGTTGACTTCAGAACCACTCACGCCGTTGTCTTTACCGGATTTGGTTAAAGGACTTCCGCGAGGTGTTTGCGAATTGTCAAAAGCATCGGTCTTGACTTTGTTTTTTGTCAGGGCACCTGTAACCCTTAATTTAAAATACTTCGCAAACGAGTATTCGGCATAGGCGTCTGAGATTAGCACGTCGGAGAATTTTTCCCGCAATTCATTCCTTGCCGTTTTGATGGGATTGAAACCGTTCAGCGTGAGAAAATCTGCGTCGTCAGATTCAACATCGGTCGGATCATTGATTCTTCCCGATACGGGCCGGAAAGCCCATACGCTGTAAAGTAAATTACCGTAATAAAATCCGTTGCCACCCAAAGCCGGACTTGTACCAAACTGGTGGAGGTAACTATAATTTACATTGATGCCGGCGTTGAGGTTGGCGTTAACCCGTTGATCTAACCGTACGCGGCCTTGGTATCTATCATAGCCCGAGTTAGTAAGGATGCCTTCCTGGTTTAAGATTGAGCCCGAAACGCTGTATTTGGTATCTTTTGTGCCACCGCTAAGGGAAAGAAAATGACTGCGGAAAGGACTGGTGCGAAAAAGAGAATCCTGCAAGTCTATTCCTTTTACGTTCCGGAAATCACCCAGCGTGTTTCCATTAATAAAATAAGTGTTGTTGGCGTTTGCCGAATCCCGTTCGCTTTGATATTTTACAAACTCGTAGGGATCCATCATGTCAATTTTCTTGTTGTTCTGCTGAAATCCATAATAGCCGTTGTACGTAAGAACGGGCTTGCCTTCCTTTCCTTTTTTGGTGGTGATGAGAATGACGCCGTTGGCGCCTCTTGCACCGTAAATGGCCGTGGAAGATGCGTCTTTCAATACTTCGATGGATTCTATCTCCGCAGGATTGATAGCGTTGTTGTCGGGGTTTTCAATCGGAAATCCGTCAATGACGTAAAGGGGCGAATTGTCCTGCGTAAGCGAGTTGTTGCCACGCACAACGATGTTAATAGATGAACCGGGTTGTCCATCGGCTGCGGCAGCCGTAACACCTGCCAGACGACCTGCTAACGCTTCCTCAAAAGACCTTACCGGCGCTTTTTGTAAGTCCGCCATTTTTACCGAACCCACCGCTCCGGTTAAATCCCGCTTCTTTTGAACGCCGTAGCCAATTACGACCACCTGCTGCAAATCTTTGCTTGTAGGAGATAAAGTAACCCTTGAAAGTGCTTTGGAATTTGCGGGAAAGCTTACCTCGCCAAAACCCACATAAGAGAAAACCAAAACGGACGCCGGGTTGGGCGCATCAATTGAAAAATTTCCGTTGGCGTTGGTAGTGGCGCCGAAAGAAGTGCCTTTGATTTTAACACTAACGCCGGCTAATGGTTTTTGATCTTCGGAAGAGATAACCTGGCCCGAAACCCGGATGGTTTTTTGGGCGGAACTCTCGTTTGTTAAGCAAACAAACAAGAGCAGTCCTAAAATAACAAGCAGTCTTGACTTCATCGTAGTTGTTTTTAGTAATTTTATATTATAAAATTGACTTTTACAATACAAACCAAATATAATAAAAAAAGATTTCGGCGAATATTTTTTTTAAGCTGCTCCCGCAGATCATTAAGCCATTTTGAAAACGCTTCTGTATTGCAACAAATCCAAAGAGGGTAACCGGTTATAAACGACAAAACCCGAATATTCCAATGCGAAGCAGCGATACTTTTTACGAGTGGAGCCTGTGATGGTGGAGAATTTACAAAGATAGCTTCTGAAGTGAATTAAACCGGCTGCTAATTGTACTTACTGCGCTTCGCTTGCACCACGATAGCCTGCACTTAATAGCCACCCGCCGTCAACTTTGATGGAGCTTCCGGTGAGATAAGTTCCGGATGACAACAAGCCGCAAATGACTGCGGCAATTTCTTCAGGTTTTCCAAAACGGGCCATTGGAATGTTGCCTTCTACGGTTTTACGCTTTTCAGGATTCTGCCAAACCGCGGCATTGATGTCGGTTTGTACGGCGCCCACAACAACGGTGTTCACGCGAATGTTGTGCGGCGCAAGTTCCAGGGCAACGCCTTTCATTAAGGTTTCCAACGCCCCTTTGGTGGCACCATAAGCGCTAAAACCAACACCCGGCTGGATGGCGTTTACAGAGGTAATTGTATAGATGGATCCCGGAACGTTGTTTTCCACCATTTTTTTGGCGATTGTTTGGGTAAGCAAAAACGTCCCTTTAAAATTGACACTGACGAAAAAGTCAAGGTCGTCTAAGGTCGTGTCTAAAAAATTTTTTTTATACGAGACACCGGCATTGTTAATCAGGTAGTCAACGCGTTTTGAAACCTCCCAGGCTTGCTCGCCCAATTGAACGGCTTGCGCCGGATCGGCTAAATCTGCTTGAAGAATATGCGATTTTCCTCCCGAACGATGAATAAGATCAGATACGCTTTCAGCCTCCTCTTTGTTTGTATGATAATGGATCAACACTTCGGCGCCTTCCTCTGCCAACCGAAGCGCAATGGCTTTTCCAATGCCTCTTGAAGAACCTGTAACCAGAACGGTTTTACCGGATAGTTTCATACAAGTAAAGCTTAGGTTTAAACCGCTGGCTGTTAAAGACCGCCTACTGTTGGATACCAGTCGGGCCGGTAAGGGTCTTGGTGAAAGCGGGCATAGTAATCACCTTTTTCTTCATAAAATTTTTCGTAAAACTTCATTTTATCTTCATCAAGTTTCACGCCCAATCCCGGTCCGTCGGGAACCTTAATGGCTCCGTTTTCATATTTCATTAACCCGCCTTCAATAATGTCATCGGTGAGATAATGATAATGTGCATCACCGGCAAAATTCATGGTGGGTATGGTAGAAGCCGTGTGAAGCATAGCCGCCAACTCAACGCCAAA
Coding sequences within:
- a CDS encoding RagB/SusD family nutrient uptake outer membrane protein, producing MKKIALFLLILSGIITSCKKFLDTKPTDFIVPEQYYNTEQQLNEALAGVYSSLTTVATYGLQQNFYLVGTTDESYYKLSTTSPHPLYYNITPAEPRTSNTWNDLYKGIDRANYLLANINKPAMDEQRRNAIKGEALFLRAYMYYLLVTQWGDVPLLLTPTVDGRQVNNPATPAKDIYNQVYNDMKTAKDLVNDYTTNGTPVHVSKTAVEAMLARVCLKMAGEPLLDVAKYTDARAWADSVIQSHVHSLNPDYKQIFINENADQFDNAYKEVLWEIDFYGNNIGALQAGGRWSIYMGVRNTDKDIGYSYGYQGATGYLYKLYSAGDLRRDWAISPYNFLGNSGTTKVLVVPTDAYSRNEGKWRREYETVLPRNTEFSPTNYPIIRYSDVLLMFAEADNEINGPTARSFDALNMVRRRGFGLSVTTPAVSVSVVKDITLSATGNTGYLKTVATIPVTLSGGGGTGASATASVSTTTGKVTAIAISNPGLGYTSIPTVTVGTPWQPNTSYPAGTQVFNGNNLYTVATTGSSTTTAPTQTSGTSDPNLTGIGFTYAGAKATGTASIATATVDLNGLSQAAFRTAIRDERARELCFEGIRKFDLIRWGIFIPQMKMIEADMNANLPASLKYAVREYTNVSEKDKLFPIPTLELSLNSALQQNPLWK
- a CDS encoding SusC/RagA family TonB-linked outer membrane protein; amino-acid sequence: MKSRLLVILGLLLFVCLTNESSAQKTIRVSGQVISSEDQKPLAGVSVKIKGTSFGATTNANGNFSIDAPNPASVLVFSYVGFGEVSFPANSKALSRVTLSPTSKDLQQVVVIGYGVQKKRDLTGAVGSVKMADLQKAPVRSFEEALAGRLAGVTAAAADGQPGSSINIVVRGNNSLTQDNSPLYVIDGFPIENPDNNAINPAEIESIEVLKDASSTAIYGARGANGVILITTKKGKEGKPVLTYNGYYGFQQNNKKIDMMDPYEFVKYQSERDSANANNTYFINGNTLGDFRNVKGIDLQDSLFRTSPFRSHFLSLSGGTKDTKYSVSGSILNQEGILTNSGYDRYQGRVRLDQRVNANLNAGINVNYSYLHQFGTSPALGGNGFYYGNLLYSVWAFRPVSGRINDPTDVESDDADFLTLNGFNPIKTARNELREKFSDVLISDAYAEYSFAKYFKLRVTGALTKNKVKTDAFDNSQTPRGSPLTKSGKDNGVSGSEVNSQLTSWVNENTLTFSKKMGALNQLDALVGFTTSGTKVSSFGAAANHIPNEDLGISGMDEGQPVSITSTSSAFSLASFLGRVNYSFRSKYLFTASFRADGSSKFAPENRWSYFPSGAVAWRISDEKFMKGLRFLSNAKLRVSYGSTGNNRVSDFAYLSRINLPSSLGYSYNNQPMNASILTALGNPNLKWETTNQTDVGLDIGLFNQRISLEVDAYRKITSNLLLDAAVPGSIGFSTALKNIGKVQNQGLELTLNTVNVKGQFNWNTNFNIGFNRNKVLALSDNETQRLTTASWDTYTTNVPLYIAEIGHPIARFWGYLWDGNYQYADFDQNTSGTYVLKTDVPSYGTRTSIKPGDIKFKDISGPQGVPDGVVDAYDRTIIGDPNPDFTGGFSNNFSYKNFDLNIFFNFSVGNDVININRIKFEGGGQTNQNMYATYINRWTPDNQNNTYFRTGGSGPVDYAYSTRVIEDGSYLKLKTVSLGYNFSPKLISKISVSNLRVYVSAQNLLTFTKYQGFDPEVNKFGNDALRPAFDFSVYPYARTVTFGLNASF
- a CDS encoding SDR family NAD(P)-dependent oxidoreductase, encoding MKLSGKTVLVTGSSRGIGKAIALRLAEEGAEVLIHYHTNKEEAESVSDLIHRSGGKSHILQADLADPAQAVQLGEQAWEVSKRVDYLINNAGVSYKKNFLDTTLDDLDFFVSVNFKGTFLLTQTIAKKMVENNVPGSIYTITSVNAIQPGVGFSAYGATKGALETLMKGVALELAPHNIRVNTVVVGAVQTDINAAVWQNPEKRKTVEGNIPMARFGKPEEIAAVICGLLSSGTYLTGSSIKVDGGWLLSAGYRGASEAQ